The following coding sequences are from one Triticum aestivum cultivar Chinese Spring chromosome 5A, IWGSC CS RefSeq v2.1, whole genome shotgun sequence window:
- the LOC123104916 gene encoding BTB/POZ domain-containing protein At1g30440, giving the protein MAASASASASVKLGSKPDAFRRQGQAWFCTTGLPSDVTVEVGGMSFHLHKFPLLSKSAVLEQLIEESSDQEECIIKLSDIPGGAKSFEMVARFCYGVKIELSSSNVVHLRCASEHLQMTEEISDDNLIAQTEMFLNQVVLRNWKDSLKALETCDDLLPHAEDLQIVKRCIESLASKATTDPNLFGWPIREHGLMQSPGGSVLWNGISTGARPRNFSSDWWYDDVSSLSFPMYKRLLSGMEFRRIRPEIIAGSLAYYARKYIPGLSRHNSMGTMPLAGTLSDVEQRNLLEEIDRLLPVQKGLVPTKLLLGLLKTSMILKASSTCIANLEKRVGMQLDQASLEDLLLPNYSYTMETLYNVECVHRILEHFLAMDQANGGCSPCIDDMMASPSMIPITAVAKLLDGYLAEVAPDVNLKPPKFQALASALPEYARPLDDGLYRAIDVYLKAHSWLSEAEREQLCRLMDCQKLSLEACTHAAQNERLPLRVVVQVLFFEQLQLRTSIAGCLLVSDNLEGSSRPLRSGCVAMSGEAGGWSAAVRENQVLKVGMDNMRMRLAELEKECSDMRQEIEKLGRGGGKNGGGGWASHVPRRFSLKMKPQMCSTQEGSVSEQQKSMSAKLDKLQAKLSKQKRQLSAHA; this is encoded by the exons ATGgccgcgtcggcgtcggcgtcggcgtcggtgaAGCTGGGATCAAAGCCTGATGCCTTCAGAAGGCAGGGACAGGCGTG GTTCTGCACAACAGGACTGCCAAGTGATGTTACTGTGGAAGTTGGGGGTATGTCTTTCCACCTTCATAAG TTCCCTTTACTTTCCAAAAGTGCCGTTCTTGAACAATTGATAGAGGAGAGTTCAGATCAAGAAGAGTGCATCATCAAACTAAGTGATATCCCAGGGGGTGCAAAATCATTTGAAATGGTGGCAAGATTCTGCTATGGAGTGAAAATAGAACTTTCTTCTTCAAATGTTGTCCACCTGCGTTGCGCCTCTGAGCATCTCCAGATGACTGAAGAAATATCTGATGACAACCTGATTGCACAGACAGAAATGTTTCTTAACCAAGTGGTGCTTCGTAACTGGAAAGATTCTTTAAAGGCCCTCGAAACATGTGATGACCTTCTCCCTCATGCTGAAGATCTTCAAATTGTGAAGAGATGCATCGAGTCATTAGCATCGAAAGCAACTACCGACCCAAACCTGTTTGGCTGGCCGATAAGGGAACATGGCCTCATGCAAAGCCCTGGTGGCAGTGTGCTGTGGAATGGGATCAGCACCGGTGCCAGGCCCAGAAACTTCAGTTCGGACTGGTGGTATGACGATGTTTCATCATTGAGTTTTCCCATGTACAAGAGGTTGCTATCTGGTATGGAGTTTCGACGCATTCGGCCTGAGATCATCGCTGGTTCTTTGGCATATTATGCGCGGAAGTATATTCCAGGACTCAGTAGGCACAATAGCATGGGAACAATGCCCCTGGCCGGTACTCTTTCTGATGTAGAACAGAGGAACTTGCTTGAGGAGATCGACAGACTATTGCCTGTTCAGAAGGGTTTGGTGCCTACAAAACTCTTGCTCGGGCTGCTTAAAACATCCATGATTCTGAAAGCCAGCTCCACCTGCATCGCCAACTTGGAGAAACGCGTCGGCATGCAGCTTGACCAGGCCAGTCTGGAAGATCTACTGCTGCCAAACTACTCTTACACCATGGAAACACTGTACAATGTGGAGTGCGTGCACAGGATTCTTGAGCACTTTCTGGCAATGGACCAAGCCAACGGCGGTTGCTCCCCGTGCATCGATGACATGATGGCGTCCCCTTCTATGATACCAATCACTGCTGTTGCCAAGTTACTGGATGGCTATCTTGCAGAGGTTGCACCGGATGTCAATCTGAAACCTCCGAAATTCCAAGCCCTGGCATCTGCTTTGCCCGAGTATGCCCGGCCGCTAGATGACGGCCTCTACCGTGCCATCGATGTGTACTTGAAG GCACATTCCTGGCTATCAGAAGCGGAACGGGAGCAGCTATGCCGGCTGATGGACTGCCAGAAGCTGTCCCTGGAGGCGTGCACCCACGCGGCGCAGAACGAGAGGCTGCCGCTGCGCGTGGTCGTGCAAGTCCTCTTCTTCGAGCAGCTGCAGCTGAGGACGTCGATCGCGGGGTGCCTGCTGGTGTCGGACAACCTGGAAGGGTCGTCCAGGCCGCTGCGGAGCGGCTGCGTGGCGATGTCCGGCGAGGCCGGGGGGTGGTCGGCGGCCGTGAGGGAGAACCAGGTGCTGAAGGTGGGCATGGACAACATGCGGATGCGGCTGGCGGAGCTGGAGAAGGAGTGCTCGGACATGCGGCAGGAGATCGAGAAGCTGGGGCGCGGCGGTGGCAAGAACGGAGGAGGAGGGTGGGCGTCCCATGTCCCGAGGCGGTTCAGCCTGAAGATGAAGCCGCAGATGTGCAGCACGCAGGAGGGGTCGGTGAGCGAACAGCAGAAGAGCATGAGCGCCAAGCTCGACAAGCTGCAGGCCAAGCTGTCCAAGCAGAAGCGCCAGCTCTCCGCCCACGCCTGA
- the LOC123104917 gene encoding cationic amino acid transporter 1 — protein sequence MAMGAEAGGGGARRRGCACAKADFFPEESFSSWAAYGRALRSTGPRLADRLTSRSLEATELHEVRARSGADMKRDLTWWDLAWFGVGAVIGAGIFVLTGQEAKEVAGPAVVVSYVVSGVSAMLSVFCYTEFAVEIPVAGGSFAYLRVELGDFMAFVAAGNILLEYCIGGAAVARAWTSYFATLLNHQPGDFRIHAPALSPHYSELDPIAVVVITLICALAVLSTKGSSRFNYLLSILHLAVIAFIIVAGLTKADTSNMRDFTPFGTRGIFAASAVLFFAYIGFDAVSTMAEETRNPARDIPIGLVGSMAVTTALYCVLAVTLCLMQPYGAIDKDAPFSVAFADRGMDWAKYVVAFGALKGMTTVLLVSAVGQARYLTHIARTHMMPPWLAQVHPRTGTPVNATVVMLLATAAIAFFTDLGILANLLSISTLFIFMLVAVALLVRRYYVTGETTAADRNKLVACIAAILATSVATATCWGLNVDGWVPYAVTVPAWLASTVCLWALVPQARTPKLWGAPLVPWLPSASIAINIFLLGSIDAKSFERFGIWSAALLVYYLFVGLHASYDEAKAIAAEARAGKVEDGDAGQMAPPTNGK from the exons ATGGCGATGGGcgccgaggccggcggcggcggcgcgcggcggcgcgggTGCGCGTGCGCCAAGGCGGACTTCTTCCCGGAGGAGTCGTTCTCGAGCTGGGCGGCGTACGGGCGCGCGCTGCGGAGCACGGGGCCGCGGCTGGCGGACCGCCTCACGTCGCGCTCCCTGGAGGCCACGGAGCTGCACGAGGTGCGCGCGCGGAGCGGCGCCGACATGAAGCGCGACCTCACCTGGTGGGACCTGGCCTGGTTCGGCGTGGGCGCCGTCATCGGCGCCGGCATCTTCGTGCTCACGGGgcaggaggccaaggaggtggcCGGCCCCGCCGTCGTCGTCTCCTACGTCGTCTCCGGcgtctccgccatgctctccgTCTTCTGCTACACCGAGTTCGCCGTCGAGATACCCGTCGCAG GCGGTTCGTTCGCGTACCTCCGGGTGGAGCTGGGCGACTTCATGGCGTTCGTGGCGGCGGGCAACATCCTCCTCGAGTACTGCatcggcggcgcggcggtggcgcgcgCCTGGACCTCCTACTTCGCCACGCTGCTCAACCACCAGCCCGGCGACTTCCGCATCCACGCCCCCGCCCTCTCCCCCCACTACTCCGAGCTCGACCCCATCGCCGTCGTGGTCATCACGCTCATCTGCGCCCTCGCCGTCCTCAGCACCAAGGGCTCCTCTCGCTTCAACTACCTCCTCTCCATCCTCCACCTCGCCGTCATCGCCTTCATCATCGTCGCCGGCCTCACCAAGGCCGACACGTCCAACATGCGCGACTTCACGCCCTTCGGCACCCGCGGCATCTTCGCCGCCTCAGCCGTCCTCTTCTTCGCCTACATCGGCTTCGACGCCGTCAGCACCATGGCCGAGGAGACCAGGAACCCCGCCCGCGACATCCCCATCGGCCTCGTGGGGTCCATGGCCGTCACCACCGCGCTGTACTGCGTGCTCGCCGTCACGCTGTGCCTCATGCAGCCCTACGGCGCCATCGACAAGGACGCGCCCTTCTCCGTCGCCTTCGCCGACCGGGGCATGGACTGGGCCAAGTACGTCGTCGCCTTCGGCGCGCTCAAGGGGATGACCACCGTGCTGCTCGTCAGCGCCGTCGGCCAGGCGCGCTACCTCACGCACATCGCCCGCACGCACATGATGCCGCCCTGGCTCGCGCAGGTGCACCCCAGGACCGGCACGCCCGTCAACGCCACCGTCGTCATGCTCCtcgccaccgccgccatcgcctTCTTCACCGACCTCGGCATCCTCGCCAACCTCCTCTCCATCTCCACGCTCTTCATCTTCATGCTCGTCGCCGTCGCGCTGCTCGTCCGCCGCTACTACGTCACCGGCGAGACCACCGCCGCCGACCGCAACAAGCTCGtggcctgcatcgccgccatcctGGCCACGTCCGTGGCGACGGCCACGTGCTGGGGCCTGAACGTGGACGGGTGGGTGCCGTACGCGGTGACGGTGCCGGCGTGGCTGGCGTCGACGGTGTGCCTGTGGGCGCTGGTGCCGCAGGCGAGGACGCCCAAGCTGTGGGGGGCGCCGCTGGTGCCGTGGCTGCCGTCGGCGTCCATCGCCATCAACATCTTCCTGCTGGGCTCCATCGACGCCAAGTCGTTCGAGAGGTTCGGGATATGGAGCGCCGCGCTGCTCGTCTACTACCTCTTCGTCGGCCTGCACGCCTCCTACGACGAGGCCAAGGCGATCGCCGCGGAGGCccgcgccggcaaggtggaggacgGGGACGCTGGGCAGATGGCGCCGCCGACCAACGGCAAGTGA
- the LOC123104918 gene encoding IQ domain-containing protein IQM6 encodes MGVMFSCPADDYDPMEEGILAPADGGEPTMLRALGSGKLLIQGSLSFKRERQLDDSPGSLQLETEISIRTAGAGAEAEAPPPLAPRELARLSAGAESPRHDAAALRLQKVYKSFRTRRQLADCAVLVEQSWWKLLDFALLNRSSVSFFDIEKQETAVSKWSRARSRAAKVGKGLSKDDKAQKLALQHWLEAIDPRHRYGHNLHYYYDCWLHSESNQPFFYWLDVGEGKEINLEGKCSRSKLLSQCIKYLGPKEREDYEVVIEDSKLLYKKSRQIIDTSFGPRDAKWIFVLSTSKSLYVGQKKKGKFQHSSFLAGGATSAAGRLVAENGTLKAIWPHSGHYRPTEENFQEFKSFLMDNLVDLTDVKMSPAEEDEEFWGSLKRISSENDKSEDGPAAVEETGSLQTTQAIQTTSTETEKREEPVVAREKILQRINSKKDMKSYQLGKQLSFKWTTGAGPRIGCVRDYPSELQAHALEQMNLSPRCAAAARSASTRFASPLRRSFNSIVTKGGENETSTPRGAFRSPLRHGLAADER; translated from the exons ATGGGGGTCATGTTCTCCTGCCCCGCCGATGACTATGACCCCATGGAGGAAGGCATCCTCGCGCCGGCCGACGGCGGCGAGCCGACGATGCTCAGGGCCTTGGGCTCCGGTAAGCTGCTCATACAGGGGTCGCTCAGCTTCAAGAGGGAGCGGCAGCTGGACGACAGCCCGGGCTCTCTCCAGCTGGAGACCGAGATCTCCATCAGGacagccggcgccggcgccgaggccgaggcgccgccgccgcttgcgccgAGGGAGCTTGCCAGGCTGAGCGCGGGGGCGGAGAGCCCGAGGCACGATGCTGCGGCGCTCAGGCTGCAGAAGGTGTACAAGAGCTTCCGCACGCGGCGGCAGCTGGCCGACTGCGCCGTGCTGGTGGAGCAGAGCTGGTGGAAGCTGCTGGACTTCGCGCTCCTCAACCGCAGCTCCGTCTCCTTCTTCGACATCGAGAAGCAGGAGACGGCCGTGTCCAAGTGGTCCAGGGCCAGATCCCGAGCTGCCAAG GTTGGAAAGGGACTGTCCAAGGATGACAAGGCGCAGAAACTCGCATTGCAGCATTGGCTCGAAGCG attgacccgCGCCACCGCTACGGCCACAACCTGCACTACTACTATGATTGCTGGCTCCACAGTGAAAGCAACCAGCCTTTCTTCTACTG GCTTGATGTTGGAGAAGGCAAGGAGATCAATCTTGAAGGCAAGTGCTCCCGATCCAAGCTTCTCAGCCAGTGCATCAAGTACCTCGGTCCG AAGGAAAGAGAGGACTATGAAGTCGTGATTGAGGACAGCAAGTTGTTGTACAAGAAGAGCCGGCAAATAATCGACACGTCCTTCGGCCCGAGAGACGCAAAGTGGATCTTTGTTCTTAGCACATCTAAGAGCTTGTACGTTGGTCAG AAGAAGAAAGGTAAATTTCAGCATTCTAGCTTTCTTGCTGGGGGAGCTACCTCTGCTGCTGGGAGACTGGTTGCTGAAAATGGAACCCTGAAG GCTATTTGGCCTCACAGCGGTCACTACCGCCCCACAGAGGAGAACTTCCAGGAGTTCAAAAGCTTCCTCATGGACAACTTGGTTGATCTCACTGATGTTAAG ATGAGCccagcagaggaggacgaggaatTCTGGGGCAGCCTCAAGAGGATCTCGTCGGAGAACGACAAGTCTGAAGATGGCCCTGCTGCAGTTGAAGAAACTGGCTCTCTTCAGACAACTCAAGCTATTCAAACAACATCTACGGAGACAGAGAAACGGGAGGAACCAGTGGTGGCGCGCGAGAAGATCCTTCAGAGGATCAACTCCAAGAAGGACATGAAGTCGTACCAGCTCGGCAAGCAGTTGTCCTTCAAGTGGACGACCGGGGCAGGCCCTCGGATCGGGTGCGTGCGCGACTACCCTTCGGAGCTCCAAGCGCACGCGCTAGAGCAGATGAACCTGTCGCCgcggtgcgccgccgccgccaggtctGCGTCCACCCGGTTTGCCTCGCCGCTGAGGCGGAGCTTCAACAGCATTGTGACGAAGGGGGGCGAGAATGAGACGTCCACGCCGAGAGGAGCGTTCCGGTCGCCTCTGCGGCATGGACTAGCTGCAGATGAGAGGTGA